AGCGAGTTACGATGCCTTTTGTGGCTCATTGGCTCGATCTAAATAATATACCTTTCAATGACATTGTTTTCATTTTTGATGATGTGTCAAAGAGCCATTTTCCTTTCTTTCTATTGGTTGATGATTCTCCAATCAATGCGAAGGAAATTGTTGCTCCTAAACAGATAATAATTTTTGATCAGCCTTGGAATAAATCTTTAGTATCTTATACAAGGATAAACAGATTGAATGAGCTAATTGACTTGGTATAGGAGTATAACGTTTGACCTTCACGTTCTATTTTATTCTACTATCCAATTCTATAAATAATCTATTTAAGGCTGATGATAGTCCGTTATAATGACAAAGGAAATTAAAACTTTCTTCCAATTTGTCTTTATCCGAAGTTGGTTTTCCCAAGTAATCCAATTCTATATCTTCCAGATCTGTTTTCAAATAAATTACTATGGAAAATTTTTCGTCCTCATTGATATTACTTAATTTGTATTCTCTAAGCTCAATCTTCATTACCGTCCTCCCTTCGATCGCAAATTTATTCTTCTCTAGAATAACTTTCCTTCTATTCAAGATCAATAGTATTATAACACTATAATATCTAATTTAATAAAGTTCTCTTTGTGGAGTGTATTATTGTCCACTTATTTATAATCCAAAAATCGTATCCATTCGGGAAACCATAGCTGACTTTCGTGAACACCAATGCCTTTCGCCAGGATCTCCGGAGAGTTATAAAATACTGAATCAGCTCCTAATTCTAAGGCTATCTTCTTATTGAGATCGTCTATATAAGATATCTTGCCAACATATTTTCTCCCAATAAGGTCTTTTTGTTGAGTATATAAACCGACTTGACGGCCATCAATGGTGGGAACGTAGCTAACAATTATGTCAATCTTATTTACACCTGATTTTTTTAAATAGAAGACTGTTTCAATTATTGTACCTCCAGTTTGTATCGTACCTTGAACAGATAGAATGTTCTTGTCTTGAGTAAGTGGAGTAATGATGAACTTAAGTGTTTTACCATTGGATAGTAATTTGTTCTTACTTACCTGTTCTGAATAATCTATCATTGGATCTGAATCATCATACCTATCTTTTATTATTCCTTCAACCATTTCAAATTTTTTTCCATTATTTTTGAATCCTATGTTTAAGCCTAGAGCCATTGGTCTCGTATAATCTGGTTCCGCAAAGATCATGTCAGCATCTATGTTTTTTTTTGATAGATATTGTCCCTGAATGTTTCCAATATTCTTTCTTATAGAATAAATGCTCTTATTGTTAAAAATACTTGACACATGTGACTCGCGAATAAATTCGAATGGATCCATTAAGATTCTATTTTTGTCCAGTTGTGTCAGAATATCCATACCGTACTTGGAACTCAAACGAAGTAGCTGTCCTGGATTTATTTCTTTTAATTTTAAGTGAAAAATACTCTCGAGATAGTTCTCGGAAGTAACCATAAAAAATACTTCGTTTTCATCATTTCCCAGAAAGAGGGGTTTAAATCCTGTACTATTTCTAAAAACATAGATTTCGTTGTTAATATTTATTACGTAATTTCCCCTTAAATGCCTGTCCAAAAATTCAGCTGCTTTATAAGGATCTTTTCGTGTCAGTAGGAGTTCTTTAAAAATGTAATGAATTTGCTCTAAGGGTTCAGAATTCCTGTTTCTTATTAACGGATGTGTTGTTAATTTATCTAAATCTATAAAAAAACCATCCAGAGCAAAATTTATTCTCTCCATTCTTTTGGACTTTGGCTTTTTTTTTGAAAGATGTCCAACCGTAGTTTGCATTGGATTGTTCAGCTGCGTTACGATTTTTTCATGGATGGTATCAAATGTTGGTAATGAGCCATATCCACTGGCCTCAAATTTACCTGAACTAATTTTCCAAACTGCCTTTCCACGGTGTTGGAGTAATTGCATTCCGCGAAATACTTGATAAATTATCTTTTCATTATTGACCTTCTCATCCAGTACACACACTGCAACTATTCCACCCATTAAAATTCAGAATTGCTTTATCGTTAGAACGATAAAAATTTTGATATTTATCCATTTATTTGTTCTGATTATGTTGGTCCAAAATGCTAAGTAAATATATATTCCATTGTCAACTAATCTTTTAAAATTGATAATTGGCTTATTGGGTAAAGCAAATGTTGGTAAATCAACATTCTTTAATGCGGCTACAGATTCATCAATACCAATTGCTAATTTTCCGTTCACTACTATTAATCCAAATATCGGTGTTGCATTTGTAAGGGTAAATTGCGTTTGTAAAGAGTTGGGTGTTTCGGATAATCCCATTACTTCTCAGTGTATTGGCGGAATAAGATATATCCCGATAAAACTAATAGATGTAGCAGGGCTAGTTCCCGGTGCACACTCCGGAAGAGGTTTAGGTAATAAATTTTTAGATGACGCTCGTCAGGCTGACGTTCTTATCCATGTGATAGATGTCTCAGGGTCTACCGACGAAGAAGGCAGACCAGTTAATCCGGGTGAAGGAAATCCACTTTTTGATTTGCAGTTCATTGAAGATGAATTTGATCTTTGGATACGTTCATTAATTTTGAGAGATTGGGACAAGATAATAAGAGAAAGTGAAAATTTAAAACAAAGGATAGAAACTGTATTGTCTAATAGACTTTCTGGTCTATCAATTGGCGAACAATTGATCAGAAATTCCTTGGACCATATCCGTTTGATTAAGAAGCCCAGCGAATGGACTGAAGAAGATTTGCTCATATTAAGCAAACAAATACGAACACGTTCTAAACCAATTATTTTAGCAGCTAACAAAGCCGATATATCATCATCAGATATCAATATTGAAAAATTGAAGAAACTAGAAAGACCATTTTTTCCTACTGTATGCGAGGCTGAATTATTGTTAAGAAGAGCTGCTCACAAAAATCTTATTTATTATTTGCCTGGAGATTCGAGTTTTGAAATCAAGCCGCATGAAACACTTTCCAACAAACAGAACGGGGCTTTGGAGGTTGTATCCAGCATACTACGCAAGTTCGGCTCGACAGGGATTCAGCAAGTAATAAACCATGCTTGTTTTGAAATATTGCAAAATATTGTAGTGTATCCAGTGGAGGATGAATATAAATTTACAGACAAAAAGGGGAATATCTTACCCGATGCAAGAATAATTTCCAATGACTCCACTGCCAAAGATTTGGCATATTTGATTCATAATGACTTGGGAAAAGGATTTCTCTATGCTATTGATGCAAGAACAAAACAACGAATTGGTGCTGAGCATGAACTGAAAAATGGCGATATAATTAAGATAGTATCCACAACAAGTAGGAATTAATGCATGTTATGTTTAGGAATTGAAAGTACCGCCCATACATTCGGATGCTCTATAATAGAAATTGGCAAAAATAGTGATGCTGGTAATGCAGATAAAGAGTTTATTATGTCAGAAGTACGTGATATTTATAAAGCATCAGCAGGATGGGGTATTCATCCCAGAGATGCATCTAAACATCATATCATGGTAGCTACAGACATCTTAAAAAAATGTCTAGAAGAAGCTGGGGTCGGTATTAAGGATATTGGTATTATTTCTTACTCTGCTGGTCCAGGATTGGGACCTTGTTTAAGAATAGGTGCTGTTGTTTCTCGATCATTGGCTTCTTTTCATAACATACCTCTAATTCCTGTAAATCACGCAGTAGGACATATAGAATTAGGAATTAAACTTACTGGATCTGAAAATCCATTAACATTATTGGTTTCTGGTGGACATACTATGTTACTTATTTACTATAAGAATAAATGGAGAATATTTGGGGAGACTTTGGATATTACGCTAGGACAGCTTTTTGATCAAGTGGGAAGAAAAATGGGCTTTTCATCCCCCTGTGGAAGCAAGATCGAAGAGGTATCTTATTTATCAAAGGGTCGAATGGTCTATCCACTCCCATATATTATAAAAGGGAATGACGTATCATTTTCGGGATTACTTAGTGCAGTTAAAACTTTGCTAAACGACAGCGATAATGATGTCCATGACATTTGTTTTTCATTACAAGAAACAGCATTTTCTATCATTGTGGAGGCTGTAGAACGTGCATTGGCCTTTACTGGTAATAAGGAATTTCTAATTGTTGGAGGTGTTTCTGCTAATAAGAGATTGTCCAACATGCTTGAAACAGCATGTGATATACATAATTCTAATTTTAATTCTTGCCCCATGAGGTTTTGTGGAGATAACGGAGCACAGATAGCATGGACTGGCGCTCAGATGTACTTAAATAGTCCATCTAGTAGTGTTAAACCCGAAAATGCATCTGTTAATCAGTCTTGGAGACTGGATAGCGTACATATTCCATGGAGGTAACTAACTTCATAAATTACTTTTAGTTTGATTCTCCATCTGCAATTTAATTTCTTTTGCCCAGTTACCGGGATTTAAAACTCCAAACTTGTAGGTTTTATTACTATTATTTAGTTCTATCACCAATTTTTTGATAATTCTTCCTTCAGATCTTGCTTGGGCAATGTCCTTCAATCCAAATTCTATTTTTTCACCGAGTAATTCTTTAGATAATGTTGCTATTCGTCCTTTGGTTTTTTCAAAGGCAAGTTTTCTATTTGTTAGAGTAAGAATTCCACTCTTCAATGTATCTTCCGAACAGTCTTCAAATAGAATATTTTTTTCATTATTTGATGAATATGATGTTTTGTCCATAATTTTTAAAGTAATAACGTATTACTAAAATTATCTATTGATGAACGATGGACTATTATTAAAAAAAGGCGCTGAATCAGAATTGTACCTCATTGATTGGTATGGTGCTCATGCTATTTCAAAGGTTCGAATTGCTAAAGAATATCGTAACCCTTCTATCGATATTCCATTGAGGAAACGGCGGACAATTCATGAGGCTAATATTTTATCTCAAGTAAAGTTTTTTGGGATCAATACTCCTTTCATTTATTTTCTTGATATAAATAATTTTGAAATCATAATGGAATACATTGAAGGAAATACGTTCAAAGACTTTTTTTCTCCCGATCTTTGTATAAATCTTGGGGAAATCGTTGGAACCCTTCATTGTAATAATGTAATTCATGGCGATATTACCACATCCAATTTTATTATATCTTCAAAAGGAGACATTATTGTAATCGATTTTGGATTGGCTTTTTTTTCTGAACGATTTGAAGACAAAGCTGCAGATATCCGGTTATTTAAAGAAATATTGTCTAGCTTCCATGTGGATGATTTTGATATATCTTATAAAAAATTCTATGATGGATATAAGAAAATATGTGGTAGTATAACGTCAAAAGTATTTAAAACAGTAGGTGAAATTGAAAAAAGAGGACGATATTCAAGATCTGAATTCTAAGATCGTGTGTAATTTTCTTATAATATTGAATAACTATTGTATGACTTTTTTACACAATCCTTTTTCCTTATGTTGCACAAAATGATCTTGGCAAAAATCAGTTTCGCATTCATAGCAATGCCACCCGCATAAAGTATAACATACATTGCATTTTGAAATCGGTTTATTATAGTCAAATTCTTTAGTTTGTTTCACAATTCTTGGTTTTTGTATTCTTTTTTGCTGTTGCTTCATACATCTATCCTCTATTAAAGCGCAAAACATCGTAGTGATGTTTGAAAATTCTTCTCCAACTATGTGGATCTATCAACCTGTTTCATAAAATCAGAATGTTATTTAAGTTTTTCAAACGATAATTAAGGAATTTACTACCGCCATTGGATTGTAATTCATATTATTTCATAAATGCGGGAGGTGGGATTCGAACCCACGAATCCCTAAGGAACAGGGTTGTAGGAAACTTCCAAGCTCATTCTAAGCCTCGCACAATTGCTGACCTGCGCCGTTGACCGGGCTTGGCAACCCCCGCATTACTTTGGACTACATTAAAGCCAAATTTATCTATTGTTAATATGAATCATGTTGAATTCTTTGATCGATGATCTTCCTTACGAGCCAGATTATTCATTTCTTTATCGTCTAAATAATTATTAGGATGGCGCAAATATTGTTTTAACGGGGGAGATGTTTTGACGGAGAAAAAACTATTTGGGACAAACGGTATAAGGGGGATATTTGGAAAGGATCTGTCAATTGAGTTTTTGATAGATGTCGCTTTTTCTGTAGGGCATTTTTTTGAGAAGGGGCCAATCCTGTTGGGATATGATGGTCGTTCTTCTAGTTTTGCAATTCACAAGATTATCTCGGCTGCGTTGATGTCCATGGGTATCGATGTATATACTATGGGCTTGACGCCTACACCTTGTCTACAATTTACTGTCAAAAATTTAAGATTTTCCGGTGGAATTATGATTACGGCATCACACAATCCTAAGGAGTATAACGGAATAAAACCTGTTTCAAGCTATGGGTTTGAATTGTCTAGAGATGATGAAATAAAAATTGAGTCAATATATTATCAAAAAAAGTTCATGAGAGAATATTCTGCCCCCTTTGGGAACTTATTCAAATTGGATGTTTTGGAACAGTACATTGACAAGGTGCTTTCTTTTATAGATACTGACATCATTAGACGATCAAATCTTAAGATTATTATGGATTGTGGTAATGGGGTCCAATCGTTAGTAGCTCCTTTGATAGGAAGAAAACTAGGATGTGAAGTGTTGATTATGAATGGCTATGTTGATCCAAATTTTTCTGCAAGGGGCTCCGAGCCAAAGATGGACAATTTAAGTAGTCTTACTGAAATGGTAAAAAAGACCACCTCTGATTTGGGTGTTGCATACGATGGGGATGGTGATAGAAGCATTTTTTGTGATGAAAAGGGAATCATCCATTGGGGTGATAAAACAGGATCAATTCTATCCTATCATTTAATTAGAAATAAGAAAATGGATACGACAATCGTATGCCCTGTTAATTCTTCACTAGTTATTTCAAAAATTGGTGAGTTATTTAAGAGAGATGTTTATTTTACTAAGGTTGGCAGCATTGAGGTTTCTTATGGCATGAAAAATACTAATTCTCTTATTGGATTTGAAGAAAATGGTGGTTTTTTTTATGGACCTCTGAATTTAGTTCGTGACGGAGCGATCACCACAGCTTTGGTTTTAGAAATGATGAGCTATCATAAGCAGGAAAAACTGGGACAAAAAACAAATTGTGATGACATGTTATGGGATAGAAAATCATCTCTATCAGGTATTTTCTCTTTGCTTGACAATACATTTCAATATAAATCCAGCTTGAATTTGTCTAACAATAATTATATTCAACATGTTTTGGATGTATGTGCTGCACATGGATCTGTATATAAGATAGAAAGAATTGATGGGGTGAAAATATGGTTTGATGCTGAATCTTGGATAATGTTCAGACCTAGTGGTACAGAACCTCTGATTCGAATCTATGCTGAATCCAATGATAAAAGCTTACTGGATTCAAAAGTAAAGGAATACCTTAACTTAATAAATAAAATTCTGAACCCTGTTGATTGATACATGATAACATTTTTAATACTCTTTTTTATCATAAGAAAGAGTGGAAATGATCCCAATGGGTGATAATAAATTATGAGTAAACCATATTATGTAAAATTTGAGATACCTAAAGATCTAGTTAGTGCCATTTATGAGGCAGTAAGACTGGCAAAACAGAGTGGTAAGGTTAGAAAAGGAACAAATGAAACTACAAAAGCAATAGAAAGGGGAATTAGCAAATTAGTTATCATTGCAGAAGATGTTGAACCGCCAGAAGTTGTAGCACATTTGCCAATTTTGTGCGATGAACGCTCATCCAAATATGTTTTCGTTCCTAGTAAGAAAGACTTGGGTAGTGCATTAGGAATTGATGTTGGTTCTGCTGCTGCAACCATAATAGATCCTGGCGAATCTCAACAAATTCTTGACCAGATTACAAATACTATTGATAGCATAAAAAACAAGTCCGAGTAAAACAGGTGTATTTTATTAAATGAGCAAGACTGAGGAAAAGGTCATTCCTGCAGAAGTAATCCAAATCGTAGGTAGAACTGGTATCGCTGGAGAAGTAATTCAAGTTCGTGTAAGGATTTCTGAAGGAAAAGACAAAGGCAGGATTCTAACTCGAAACGTTAAGGGGCCTGTTAGAATGAATGATATTTTAATGCTTAGAGAAACAGAACGCGAGGCAAGAAAAATAAAGTAATGCTTAAAATATGGAGTTATTGTAGGTGGTTAAATAATGAGTAAGAATGTTGCGTCGTTGCGAAAATGTTTTTTTTGTGGAAAGCATGTTGATACCGGTAAAGGGATAATGCTGGTTAAAAACGATGGATCGATCCAATGGACTTGTTCATCAAAATGCAAAAAGAATCTTCGCGATTTGAAACGTGATCCACGGAAGTTTAAATGGACTGATAAATATATCAAAGGTGGAATCAGGAAGCAAAAGTGAAATGGGGGTAGAACAAACTCTAATACTTGTTAAACCAGATGCATTTAAAAGAAAATTGGTAGGAAAAATAATTCAACGTTTTGAAGAAAAGGGATTTGACATCAAACAACTAAAGACCTGTGATTTTACAGACGAAAAAGCTCAAGATTTTTATTCAATTCATCAAAGTAAACCTTTTTTTAAAGAACTAGTTTCATTTGTTTGCTCTGGTACAGTCGTTGCATGTATTTTGGAAGGAAACAATGCAATTAGCACAGTTAGGATAATGATCGGACTTACAAAATCTTTTGATGCTGCTCCAGGAACAATAAGAGGCGATTTTGGTCTGGGAATAACTGATAATATTATTCATGCTTCCGATTCGCATGAAAGCTTCATAAAAGAGTCATCCGTAGTATTTTTATAAGTGCATCTACGTCAGCCTGTAGTAGTCGTTCTAGGTCATGTAGACTCTGGTAAAACATCTTTACTAGATAAGATGAGGGGAACATTCGTTCAATCGCGAGAAGCTGGTGGTATTACTCAACACATCGGGGCAAGTTTTTTTCCAATAGAAATAATTCAGAGTTTGACAGGTCCATTATTTAAGAAATTATTATCGCATGATCATGCTATTCCTGGATTACTGGTTATTGATACACCTGGACATGAGGTTTTTGCAAATTTAAGATTGAGGGGAGGATCAGCAGCAGATATAGCAATTGTTGTAGTTGATGTTAATAAGGGATTTGAACCCCAGACGATAGAGAGTATAAACATTTTAAAAAATAGGAAAGTGCCTTTTGTAGTGGCGATAAACAAAGTCGATCGTATTACAGGCTGGAAAAAAGGACTCACCAATTTCATTACCGAGGAAATCAAAGTTCAACCGAAGGAAGTTCAATTAGATCTTGATAATAAAACTTATAGTGTATTGGGATCTCTTTCACAATTAGGATTCAATTCAGAGGCTTTTTGGCGTGTTAAGGATTTTACAAAAGAGGTTGCATTAGTCCCAGTTAGCGCATCAAGCGGTGTTGGTATTCCTGAGCTTTTAACAGTCCTGATAGGACTGGCTCAACAATTCATGATAAAAAAATTAGAAAGGCATGAAGGATCCGCTAAAGGGATTATTCTAGAAGTAAATGAAGAAGTTGGATTAGGACCTTCTGCTAATGTCATTCTTTTAGACGGTATCATAAAACAAGGTGATTTGGTGGTAGTCGCAAAACGCAATTCTGTTATCGTGACTAGGATCAAATCGTTACTTTTACCAAAGCCACTTGATGAAATGCGTGATCCACGGGATAAATTTCGTCATGTGGATATGGTAATTTCGGCTGCGGGATTAAAAATAACTTCCCCTGATTTAGATGGTGTACTAGCTGGCAGTCCTTTGTATGGACTCGCCCCTACCGATGATGAAGCAAAAATAAAAAATCTAGTTGAATCAGAAGTAAAATCTGCGCTTATTAACACAGACTCGAATGGTATTATTCTAAGATGCGACACTATTGGTTCGATTGAGGCAATTTCGGAAATGCTAAAAAAAGAGAACATCCCAATCCGTTCTGCAGACATCGGACAGATAAGTAGAAGAGATGTGATGACTGCATCTGCAGTTAAAGAAAAGGATAGATACCTGGGCATAATATTGGGCTTTAATGTCAAAGTTTTAGAAGATGCAGAAAAAGAGTCATTTGAAAGGGATGTCAAGATCTTTAATGAAAAAGTCATTTATAATCTGGTGCGTAGCTATACCGACTGGGTATCTTATCAAAAGAATCATGAGGATTCTATCTTATTTAATGAAATATCTCCAATTTGTAAATTTGAATTTATGAAAGGCTATGTTTTTAGAAGAAGTGATCCTGCTGTGTTCGGTGCGGAAATTACCATAGGTAAAATGAAACAAAAAATGTCAATAATGAATCCTGAGGGAAAAAAAGTCGGAGTGATACATCAGATCCAGGATAAGGGTAAATCAATTGAAGAAGCTACTAGGGGAATGCAAGTAGCAGTATCAATTAATGGGCCTCAGATAGGTCGGCAAATTAACGAAGGTGATGTTTTTTATACTTTTCTGGATAGTAGGCAAGCCAAATTACTACTTAATCGTTTTAATAATAAATTAGATGAAGAAGAAAAAGTAATTTTGGATCATATTGTTACCTTAAGAAGAAAAATGGATCCTGCTTTTGGATACATATAGTAGATTCGTGTTTAATGTCATCTGATATTTATATAGCGTTAAATTTGTAAATAATGTAAACCATGAATGATTTTAATTTAATAGGAAAAATTTTCTTTGCTCCTAATACTTCTGATTCTGAATTAATCGAAAAAGCCAAACTAAGACTAAAAGAACATGGGATACCTGAAGGGATAATTGAAATTAATTATAATGTTCAAGAACTAAACGAAGGTGATTTATATATAAGTTATGATCCCCCCGATTTGATATTGAGAAAAGTATATGCCAAAACCCCAAGTGGTTTTATTAAAATGAAAAGTGTAAAATCTATCAAACTTTAAATTTATCTCAATCCTATTTCGACTAACTCATTAACTAGTTCATCAAAATCCTTAGTTATGTTTACCTTTTTATCTATCTTCTGCAATGTATCTCTTAATATAACCTCACCACTTTTTTCTAAATTCTCTTTACCTAAGATTATGATTTTTTTACTCTTCTTATTTTCTGCTTCTGCAATTTGTTTTGAAAATGATCTTCCTAATAAGTCATAGTCAACCGGAAAATTGTTTCTCCTTAAATACGAGGCTAATCGTTCTACGTAGTCAAATATTTCGATAGAGTCATATACTACATAATTCAAATCTTCAAACTCATCATTTTGATCTTTCTTAAATATTCCTTGTTGTTTCATTGCCAAAACAATACGCTCAACCCCCCCAGCTGCCCCGATGGCTCCAGCTTCTTTTCTTCCAAAAGCATCGGTAAGTTTGTTATACCGACCACCTCCAACAAGAGATCCTAGGTTATTTCCTGTGTCTATTGCTTCAAAAACTAATCCTGAATAATAGTCTAAACCTCTTACGATGCCCAAATTTATCCGAATGTTATGTATTCCTTTATTTGATAACGACCTGTTGATTTTTTCTATCTCTTCCCAGCTCTTCAGTTTGAGCGATTTCATAGCACCGTCTAATTCCTTGAAACTGCCTTTTTTCTCTGCAAAATTAATCACTTTTTCTAAGACTTTGCTATCAATTCTTTCATCATATTCTATTAACACATTGTCTTTTCCCTTCTTTGGTATTTTGTCAATTGCTCTAAATATCTCAAATAGTTCTTCATCATTTGATATCTTGAGAATATTTTTGATATACTCTTCAATCAGATTTCTACTGCTAATATCAATAAGTATATTTCTCAATCCAAGTTTTTGTAGAAAAATTGATGTAAATTCAATTATTTCAGTATCGGATTCTATTGTTGAAGGCCCGTATATTTCAATGTCCCATTGATGGAAAAATCTGTACCTTCCTGCTTGTGGCTCATCATATCTCCATACTCCCCCAAATGAGGCGATTTTTGTGGGAATCTTCAGATCTCGTCGTGATACAAAGTATCTTGTTAATCCTATGGTTAAATCAAATCTAAGAGCAATATTCCTGTTCCCTTTATCTACGAAATTGTAGATCTCCTTAGTTATGGAAGGGCCTGACTTTGCCTCGAGGGTAGATAATAATTCTAATGGAGATGGTTCCATCAACATAAAATTAAAAATTCTTGCAGATTCTATGAAAGCATTTCTTATCACATTGATGTCCTTGTACTCGTCTGGCTCCAGATCTCTCATCCCTCTCGGCAGTTGAAATTTCATTGTTGTTTAGACTGTCAATATTTTTTAAATTTAGATTTTCCGGTTCATTATAATATCTATTAGTTTAATACGAGTGTATGTTTCTTGACCATGTTGAATATCTGGACCATATGACTGATGCCTACCTACGTATCAGGGGTCAAACCATGAAGGAAGCTTTTGAATATTCGGCAATGGGCTTGGTTAATATCATGTATGATATAGAAAATATAGAGAAAAAGCAGCGGATTCCTATTTTAGCAGAAGGCGAAGAGTTAGAGAATCTATTGTTTGAGTGGCTTGACAAAATCTTGTTGATGATGCTCATAGATAAAGTGGTTTTTTCAAAGTTTAATATCGAAATTACCTTTGATAAAGCTTCTGATAAATACATTATTATTGGCTATGGGGAGGGTGAATTTGCCGATCTTAATAAACATGAACTTAAAGTAGAGATTAAGGGGGTAACATATCATGAAATGAAAATACTCGATCATAAAGATACAAATGAAATCATAATTGAATATATAGTAGATTTATAGCCTTTTATAATAAAAATATGTTTTATATATGCTCTTTCAATTCTAAAATTCATACGAGGATTAGAATGTTATTTCCTGTTTATGATAAATAATTAAGTCTGAATTTAATATTAATACAAATATTATAATATTTATATTAATTTATCAATAAATTATGGTGCTTTTCGAGAAACTGGAAAAAGGAACGAGATACGATATTCTTAATTAATTTTTTGCGTAGTTACAGCGAATCATCACTTTATAAGCGTTTTTTCATATAAATTTATTATGGGTAGTTCATTATATGTCGGTGTGATGTGTCAGTTTATAACGCTGTCACACCAGAAACTAAAATAGTACCCAATATATTAATTCAGTTAATTTACTCTATAAATATAGATAAAATACATTTAAGGTTTTATCCCCAAACCCGCACAACAGCAGTTTTTAATTAGATGTCGAAATTATTAGATATGCCAAACGAATCATTGAATTATGGCGAATATTATATTACAAGTTCCTTAGTCATAGTTTGAATCTACCCGACGTTACATTCTTTATAATCCGGTTAATTATTCTCAGATCTTGGTTTATCATATTTTAAAATAATTACTTAAAATAGCTCTAAATATTAAAGAAATATAAAAATTCTATCTATTGCAAAATATATAATACAATTTATTGAGATTTAGGTGTGTTTAGTTTTTTTATTCATGTATTCACATTTTCCTAGAAGTGTCATAAATTTTTTCCATAAATATACGATTCATGTGATCGTAAAGTCTTATATATCAAATATTAATATAGATTATCCGTAAAAATGACTAACGAATCAGGATCTACCTCCTCATCTTCTAATACTATAGTAGAATTATCGGAAAATAATTTTGAGCACTTTATATCTAATAACAATATCGTTTTGGTCGATTTCTGGGCAACATGGTGTGGCCCTTGCCAATTTATGCTCCCGATATTTGATAAACTTTCCAAAAAATACACGGATAAAGTCAAATTCGGTAGATTAAACGTCGATGACAATCAATCTATAGCAATGCGTCTTGAAGTGTATGCCATACCCACATTTGTAATGTTTGTAGGTGGTAACGCGGTAGATAGAGCAGTTGGTGCAGTAG
The Candidatus Nitrosocosmicus arcticus DNA segment above includes these coding regions:
- the ndk gene encoding nucleoside-diphosphate kinase; its protein translation is MGVEQTLILVKPDAFKRKLVGKIIQRFEEKGFDIKQLKTCDFTDEKAQDFYSIHQSKPFFKELVSFVCSGTVVACILEGNNAISTVRIMIGLTKSFDAAPGTIRGDFGLGITDNIIHASDSHESFIKESSVVFL
- the infB gene encoding translation initiation factor IF-2, giving the protein MHLRQPVVVVLGHVDSGKTSLLDKMRGTFVQSREAGGITQHIGASFFPIEIIQSLTGPLFKKLLSHDHAIPGLLVIDTPGHEVFANLRLRGGSAADIAIVVVDVNKGFEPQTIESINILKNRKVPFVVAINKVDRITGWKKGLTNFITEEIKVQPKEVQLDLDNKTYSVLGSLSQLGFNSEAFWRVKDFTKEVALVPVSASSGVGIPELLTVLIGLAQQFMIKKLERHEGSAKGIILEVNEEVGLGPSANVILLDGIIKQGDLVVVAKRNSVIVTRIKSLLLPKPLDEMRDPRDKFRHVDMVISAAGLKITSPDLDGVLAGSPLYGLAPTDDEAKIKNLVESEVKSALINTDSNGIILRCDTIGSIEAISEMLKKENIPIRSADIGQISRRDVMTASAVKEKDRYLGIILGFNVKVLEDAEKESFERDVKIFNEKVIYNLVRSYTDWVSYQKNHEDSILFNEISPICKFEFMKGYVFRRSDPAVFGAEITIGKMKQKMSIMNPEGKKVGVIHQIQDKGKSIEEATRGMQVAVSINGPQIGRQINEGDVFYTFLDSRQAKLLLNRFNNKLDEEEKVILDHIVTLRRKMDPAFGYI
- the hisS gene encoding histidine--tRNA ligase produces the protein MKFQLPRGMRDLEPDEYKDINVIRNAFIESARIFNFMLMEPSPLELLSTLEAKSGPSITKEIYNFVDKGNRNIALRFDLTIGLTRYFVSRRDLKIPTKIASFGGVWRYDEPQAGRYRFFHQWDIEIYGPSTIESDTEIIEFTSIFLQKLGLRNILIDISSRNLIEEYIKNILKISNDEELFEIFRAIDKIPKKGKDNVLIEYDERIDSKVLEKVINFAEKKGSFKELDGAMKSLKLKSWEEIEKINRSLSNKGIHNIRINLGIVRGLDYYSGLVFEAIDTGNNLGSLVGGGRYNKLTDAFGRKEAGAIGAAGGVERIVLAMKQQGIFKKDQNDEFEDLNYVVYDSIEIFDYVERLASYLRRNNFPVDYDLLGRSFSKQIAEAENKKSKKIIILGKENLEKSGEVILRDTLQKIDKKVNITKDFDELVNELVEIGLR
- a CDS encoding archease, whose amino-acid sequence is MFLDHVEYLDHMTDAYLRIRGQTMKEAFEYSAMGLVNIMYDIENIEKKQRIPILAEGEELENLLFEWLDKILLMMLIDKVVFSKFNIEITFDKASDKYIIIGYGEGEFADLNKHELKVEIKGVTYHEMKILDHKDTNEIIIEYIVDL
- the trxA gene encoding thioredoxin, producing MTNESGSTSSSSNTIVELSENNFEHFISNNNIVLVDFWATWCGPCQFMLPIFDKLSKKYTDKVKFGRLNVDDNQSIAMRLEVYAIPTFVMFVGGNAVDRAVGAVGEKGLDSLLQKTQS